The Caldalkalibacillus thermarum genome has a segment encoding these proteins:
- a CDS encoding ArgE/DapE family deacylase: MSGQTSASVVERVFRAVDDLWEEEVAFLQRLGRYPSTLGNETAIQRFLADYFARELHLEVDQFIPDPKQLATHPGYSPVEWSYANRPVVVGKWRAQGPKTGKSLILQGHVDVVSPEPVSLWDYDPWGSTIEGERMYGRGIMDMKSGIAAFIYAVKAIQQAGVELGADLLLKTVIEEECTGNGTLATLEKGYKAEGALIPEPFGPRALKAQVGVIWVRVKVKGLGAHVERADRAVNAIEKAYVLIEALKQYRAYINNLPKHPDFQDHEHPLNVNVGVIRSGDWPSNVPAECTFEARIGFYPGIDPQQVKDDVKRWLLQAARQDEWLRKVEPEISFYGFHAEGVSLNQNLELFKILEKAHEKSTGNRLTYMSATATTDIRFYHLYYNIPATCYGPIGANMHGANEWVDLNSVKQVTKTYAAFILDWCGVRT; this comes from the coding sequence CCCAGCACCCTTGGCAATGAAACAGCCATTCAGCGCTTTTTAGCCGACTATTTCGCCCGTGAACTGCATTTGGAGGTGGATCAATTCATACCGGATCCCAAACAGTTGGCGACCCATCCCGGCTATTCACCGGTTGAATGGTCTTATGCCAACCGGCCTGTAGTTGTGGGGAAATGGCGGGCACAGGGGCCGAAAACCGGTAAAAGCCTGATATTGCAAGGTCATGTGGATGTGGTGAGCCCGGAACCGGTCTCACTGTGGGATTACGATCCCTGGGGCTCAACCATCGAGGGAGAGCGGATGTATGGACGGGGGATTATGGATATGAAGTCTGGGATTGCCGCCTTTATTTATGCGGTAAAAGCCATTCAACAGGCTGGAGTGGAATTAGGGGCCGACCTTCTCCTCAAAACAGTCATTGAAGAGGAGTGTACGGGAAATGGAACACTGGCTACTCTGGAGAAGGGTTATAAAGCTGAAGGGGCACTCATTCCCGAACCATTTGGCCCTCGAGCGTTGAAGGCACAAGTGGGCGTGATATGGGTCCGGGTCAAAGTGAAGGGATTGGGTGCCCATGTGGAAAGAGCCGATAGGGCTGTGAATGCCATCGAAAAGGCCTATGTATTAATTGAGGCACTTAAACAATACCGGGCGTATATCAACAATCTTCCCAAGCACCCCGACTTTCAGGATCATGAGCATCCTTTGAACGTAAATGTCGGAGTGATACGTTCTGGAGATTGGCCATCCAATGTACCTGCAGAATGTACATTTGAAGCTCGAATCGGTTTCTATCCGGGAATCGATCCCCAACAGGTGAAGGATGACGTCAAGAGATGGTTACTTCAAGCCGCCAGGCAAGACGAGTGGTTGCGTAAGGTGGAGCCAGAAATTAGCTTTTACGGTTTTCATGCCGAGGGAGTTTCTCTCAACCAAAATTTAGAACTATTCAAAATCTTGGAAAAGGCACATGAAAAATCGACAGGAAACAGACTGACTTATATGTCTGCTACCGCTACCACTGATATCCGTTTCTATCATTTATACTATAACATTCCGGCCACCTGTTACGGGCCGATAGGGGCCAATATGCATGGTGCCAACGAATGGGTGGATCTCAACAGTGTGAAGCAGGTTACCAAAACATATGCAGCTTTTATTCTCGATTGGTGCGGGGTTAGAACTTAG
- a CDS encoding sodium:solute symporter family protein, translating into MTNLIFAIFLAFYMIVGGLIARYVKSKDDFYIMGERGSTLLIVGTLAATYLSAVTLLGIAGISYAEGPLVIATLGSFGAWIGTLLAVIYVGRKMKALGCRTMPDFFEQRFKNKAVSTIAVIIMIIGLLGYGVIQLIGAGLVLAEITNISFPMLIVLFTIALLIFCALGGMYGVVVTDTLMFFNMLAISVIIAPMIIGQSGFAQMKALADTIPFYWTLGGAEQRPLGWSISQFLVWILFFTCIPALVSRVFPAKNDFVLLKAAVIGVFFAPFMQVLVFIAAGAMQVLQPGITPTDRVMVVAFLDYVPPVLGGVGLAALMASIMSTASTLFVLTGFALARDLYENLFQNKLTEAESLRVGRYAQVIVAIVVCIIAIMRPSAIYWISIYAGAIFAVGWLPTIVAGLEWKRMNSKAAIVSMVAGVTSFISISELASRGIITLPVHIDALMIAVAISVVSLIVTAIVTKPTEHELNYYKHMKQTSLAKITIEQILAQPNGLNKLKKEYQSTLIIAITFVIIAVVIWGYFFVMLGL; encoded by the coding sequence ATGACTAATCTAATATTTGCTATCTTTTTAGCGTTTTATATGATTGTAGGTGGTTTGATTGCCCGCTATGTCAAAAGTAAAGATGATTTTTACATTATGGGTGAAAGAGGATCGACGCTCTTAATTGTGGGGACATTGGCAGCCACATATCTGAGTGCGGTTACCTTGTTGGGGATTGCAGGGATTTCTTATGCCGAAGGTCCACTGGTAATTGCCACTCTGGGTTCTTTCGGGGCCTGGATTGGCACCTTGCTGGCTGTGATCTACGTTGGCCGGAAGATGAAAGCCTTAGGCTGCCGAACCATGCCTGATTTTTTTGAGCAGCGTTTTAAAAATAAAGCGGTTAGTACAATTGCTGTCATTATCATGATTATCGGGTTGTTAGGTTATGGAGTGATCCAATTAATCGGAGCGGGGCTTGTTCTGGCTGAAATTACGAATATTTCCTTTCCGATGCTGATTGTGCTGTTTACCATTGCACTACTTATCTTCTGTGCATTAGGTGGCATGTATGGCGTTGTGGTAACGGACACACTGATGTTTTTTAACATGTTGGCTATATCAGTTATTATTGCCCCCATGATTATCGGACAGTCTGGATTTGCCCAAATGAAAGCATTAGCTGATACTATTCCTTTTTATTGGACACTGGGAGGAGCTGAACAAAGACCTCTGGGTTGGTCTATCTCTCAATTTTTGGTCTGGATTTTGTTCTTCACATGTATTCCGGCACTGGTGTCAAGAGTTTTCCCGGCCAAAAATGATTTTGTACTCTTAAAAGCAGCCGTTATTGGTGTCTTCTTTGCCCCCTTTATGCAAGTGCTTGTGTTTATTGCTGCAGGAGCCATGCAAGTCTTGCAGCCAGGTATTACACCAACTGACCGTGTCATGGTCGTTGCGTTTTTGGATTATGTCCCTCCTGTCTTGGGAGGGGTTGGCCTGGCTGCCCTGATGGCTTCCATTATGTCAACGGCATCCACTTTGTTTGTGTTAACTGGTTTCGCTTTGGCAAGGGACCTGTATGAAAATTTATTTCAAAACAAACTAACGGAAGCAGAAAGCCTGCGAGTAGGCCGTTATGCCCAAGTGATTGTGGCCATCGTGGTATGCATTATTGCTATTATGCGTCCTTCAGCCATTTACTGGATTTCCATCTATGCCGGAGCGATTTTTGCTGTGGGCTGGTTGCCTACGATTGTGGCCGGCTTGGAATGGAAGCGAATGAACAGCAAAGCAGCCATCGTCAGCATGGTGGCAGGTGTGACCAGCTTTATTTCCATCTCCGAATTGGCCAGTCGGGGTATCATCACATTACCGGTTCACATTGATGCGCTCATGATTGCCGTCGCCATTTCTGTAGTTTCTCTCATTGTCACCGCTATAGTGACCAAACCGACAGAGCACGAGCTGAACTATTATAAACACATGAAACAAACAAGTCTTGCTAAAATAACCATTGAACAGATTTTAGCTCAGCCCAACGGCTTGAACAAACTGAAAAAGGAATATCAATCCACTTTAATCATCGCCATAACATTTGTCATTATAGCTGTAGTGATCTGGGGCTACTTCTTTGTTATGTTAGGGTTATAG
- the gabT gene encoding 4-aminobutyrate--2-oxoglutarate transaminase — translation MQNVQRKFIRLNTEIPGPKAKELLVRKEKNVPRGPFNTVPSFAQKGEGALLTDVDGNTFIDFAGAIGMLNAGHCPPKVVKALKAQIEQYIHPCFHVMMYEPYVRLAEKLNEITHGTHAKKTFFLNSGAEAVENAVKIARKYTGRKAIISFERGFHGRTLLAMSLTSKVKPYKFGFGPFAPDTYKMPYPYYYRAPKGMTPEELDQELLRRLEDFFLAEVPAEEVAAIIMEPVQGEGGFIVPSKTFVQGVKRICEKYGILFIADEVQTGFGRTGKMFAMEHFDVVPDLMTMSKSIAAGLPISAVTGRAEIMDAPNPGEIGGTYGGSPLGCVAALKVIEMMEEDGLVERANAIGRQILERFKKMQEKYPVIGDVRGLGAMCALELVKDPETKEPHKELAGRIVQECNRRGLIILGSGLYGNVIRILSPLVITDEQLQEGLDVLEEVFADLVKA, via the coding sequence ATGCAGAATGTGCAAAGAAAGTTTATTCGCTTAAACACGGAAATCCCCGGTCCGAAAGCGAAGGAACTGTTGGTAAGAAAAGAAAAAAACGTCCCCCGGGGGCCGTTTAATACGGTCCCATCCTTTGCGCAAAAGGGAGAAGGAGCTTTGTTGACGGACGTCGATGGAAACACCTTCATCGATTTCGCGGGAGCGATCGGCATGTTGAACGCCGGCCACTGCCCGCCGAAAGTCGTGAAGGCGTTAAAAGCGCAGATCGAGCAATACATTCATCCTTGTTTCCACGTGATGATGTACGAACCGTATGTGCGATTGGCGGAAAAATTGAATGAGATTACGCACGGCACGCACGCGAAGAAAACGTTTTTCCTGAACAGCGGAGCGGAAGCGGTGGAAAACGCGGTGAAAATCGCCCGCAAATATACAGGAAGAAAAGCGATCATTTCCTTCGAAAGAGGGTTTCACGGCCGCACGCTACTGGCGATGTCGCTGACGAGCAAGGTGAAACCGTACAAGTTCGGATTCGGTCCTTTCGCTCCGGATACGTACAAAATGCCGTATCCTTATTATTATCGCGCTCCCAAAGGGATGACCCCCGAGGAGCTCGATCAGGAGCTTTTGCGCCGTTTGGAAGATTTCTTCCTCGCCGAAGTACCTGCGGAAGAAGTAGCGGCGATCATCATGGAACCGGTGCAAGGGGAAGGGGGATTCATCGTACCGTCGAAAACCTTCGTGCAAGGCGTGAAGCGGATTTGCGAAAAGTACGGCATCCTCTTCATCGCTGACGAGGTGCAGACCGGTTTCGGGCGCACGGGGAAAATGTTTGCGATGGAACATTTTGACGTCGTTCCGGATTTGATGACGATGTCGAAATCGATTGCGGCCGGATTGCCGATCAGCGCTGTGACCGGCAGGGCGGAGATCATGGATGCGCCGAACCCGGGAGAGATCGGCGGCACCTACGGCGGAAGCCCGCTCGGTTGCGTGGCGGCGTTGAAAGTGATCGAAATGATGGAAGAGGACGGCCTCGTCGAGCGGGCGAATGCGATCGGCAGGCAGATCCTCGAACGCTTCAAAAAGATGCAGGAAAAATATCCGGTGATTGGCGACGTTAGAGGGCTTGGAGCAATGTGCGCCCTCGAGCTCGTAAAAGATCCGGAAACAAAAGAACCGCATAAGGAGCTGGCGGGACGGATCGTTCAGGAGTGTAACCGACGCGGTCTGATCATCTTAGGATCGGGTCTCTACGGAAACGTCATCCGTATCCTCAGCCCGCTCGTGATCACCGACGAGCAATTGCAGGAAGGTTTGGACGTGTTGGAAGAAGTGTTTGCGGACCTCGTCAAAGCGTGA